One genomic region from Bradyrhizobium icense encodes:
- a CDS encoding glutathione S-transferase family protein, translated as MPSYRLHYFPESGNSYKLALMLTLCGQTFEPVWTDFGGGVTRTPEWRRDVNAMGEIPVLEVDGERLTQTAPILLKLAKQFGRFGGETEQEQFELLRWLFWDNHKLTGYMATYRYFRTFTPSPDEHVLKHFRRRLDDFLSILEQHMQNNAFAIGERPTVADISMMAYLHYPADETGYDWAVSHPAINAWLGRMAQLSGWKSAYDLLPGKRLTHYAK; from the coding sequence ATGCCCAGCTACCGCCTGCATTACTTCCCCGAGTCGGGAAACAGCTACAAGCTCGCGCTGATGCTCACTCTGTGCGGGCAGACATTCGAGCCGGTCTGGACCGATTTCGGCGGTGGCGTCACGCGCACGCCGGAATGGCGGCGCGACGTCAACGCGATGGGTGAAATTCCCGTGCTCGAAGTGGACGGCGAGCGCCTCACCCAGACCGCTCCGATCCTGCTCAAGCTGGCAAAGCAATTCGGCCGGTTCGGCGGCGAGACCGAGCAGGAGCAGTTCGAACTGCTGCGCTGGCTGTTCTGGGACAACCACAAGCTCACCGGCTACATGGCGACCTACCGCTATTTCCGCACCTTCACGCCATCGCCGGACGAGCACGTGCTGAAACATTTCCGCAGACGCCTCGATGACTTCCTGTCGATCCTCGAACAGCACATGCAGAACAATGCGTTCGCCATCGGCGAACGGCCGACGGTGGCCGACATATCGATGATGGCCTATCTGCATTATCCCGCTGACGAGACCGGGTATGATTGGGCGGTGAGCCATCCCGCGATCAACGCGTGGCTCGGGCGAATGGCGCAACTGTCCGGCTGGAAATCGGCCTATGATCTGTTGCCCGGCAAGCGCTTGACGCATTACGCCAAATAA
- a CDS encoding CaiB/BaiF CoA transferase family protein has translation MEKGIFDGLKVLDCASFIAAPAAATVLSDFGADVIKIEPPGAGDPYRNLPNLPGYPHSEHNFAWMLEARNKRSLALDLSKAEGQAVLHRLAAQADVFITNYPPQVRQRLGITHDHLAPHNERLIYASFTGYGEKGEEANKPGFDSNAYWARSGLMDLVRADEHTTPARSIAGMGDHPCAMAFYGAIVTALYKRERTGKGSHVSSNLMANGVWAASVLAQAKLVGAKFGERRPRERALNAVTNHYQCKDGRWLILSLLNEDRQWPTLARCLGREDLVTDPRFETKKERHARSVELIKIFDEVFATKDLAEWRKILDGNGLVFGVVGILDDIPNDKQMIENEVLVPFENDTMLTINSPIWVDGSRKVQPRKPPGIGEHSDEILRNAGYDEATIKALRSTGAVA, from the coding sequence ATGGAAAAGGGTATCTTCGACGGCCTCAAGGTTCTGGACTGCGCGAGCTTTATCGCCGCGCCTGCGGCCGCCACCGTGCTCTCGGATTTCGGCGCCGACGTGATCAAGATCGAGCCGCCCGGCGCCGGCGATCCCTATCGCAACCTGCCGAACCTGCCGGGCTACCCGCATAGCGAGCACAATTTCGCGTGGATGCTGGAGGCGCGCAACAAGCGGAGCCTTGCGCTCGATCTGTCAAAGGCCGAGGGACAGGCGGTGCTGCATCGCCTCGCCGCCCAGGCCGACGTCTTCATCACCAACTATCCGCCCCAGGTGCGCCAGCGGCTCGGCATTACACATGACCATCTGGCGCCCCACAATGAGCGCCTGATCTACGCTTCGTTCACCGGCTATGGCGAGAAAGGTGAGGAAGCCAACAAGCCGGGCTTCGACTCCAATGCCTATTGGGCGCGTTCGGGCCTGATGGACCTGGTGCGCGCGGATGAACATACCACGCCGGCACGCTCGATCGCCGGCATGGGCGACCACCCTTGCGCGATGGCGTTTTACGGCGCGATCGTGACCGCGCTTTACAAGCGCGAGCGCACCGGCAAGGGATCACATGTCAGCTCCAACCTGATGGCCAACGGCGTGTGGGCCGCTTCGGTGCTGGCACAGGCAAAACTGGTCGGCGCGAAATTCGGCGAACGCCGCCCGCGCGAGCGCGCGCTGAACGCGGTGACCAACCACTACCAGTGCAAGGACGGACGCTGGCTGATCCTGTCGCTGCTCAACGAGGACCGGCAATGGCCGACGCTGGCGCGCTGCCTGGGCCGCGAGGATCTCGTCACCGATCCCCGCTTCGAGACCAAGAAGGAACGTCACGCGCGGTCGGTCGAATTGATAAAGATTTTCGACGAGGTCTTTGCGACCAAGGACCTTGCCGAATGGCGAAAGATTCTCGACGGCAATGGCCTGGTATTCGGCGTGGTCGGCATCCTCGACGATATTCCAAACGACAAGCAGATGATCGAGAACGAGGTGCTGGTGCCCTTCGAAAACGACACCATGCTGACGATCAACAGCCCGATCTGGGTCGACGGCAGCCGCAAAGTCCAGCCGCGCAAGCCGCCCGGCATCGGCGAGCACAGCGACGAAATTTTACGTAACGCCGGCTATGACGAGGCGACGATCAAAGCGCTGCGCTCGACCGGCGCGGTGGCGTGA